In Duganella zoogloeoides, a single genomic region encodes these proteins:
- a CDS encoding GNAT family N-acetyltransferase, with product MNRPPRKIVVREATHEDSQLIAALTRAAWAGKVSVTSSGHRETAVIVADHLRDGGGFVLLVDDEPVGSVRWLPLDGGSRTWEVCRMGVLPAWRGHNLSQHLLEAVIHHGLACGVDEVRLAVRADQRKLVDFYASYEFALAEELEYSHANPLEPPPLVMRRALAW from the coding sequence ATGAATCGGCCTCCCAGGAAGATCGTCGTCCGCGAAGCGACCCATGAAGACAGTCAGCTCATCGCCGCGCTCACGCGCGCGGCGTGGGCTGGCAAGGTCAGCGTCACTTCCAGCGGCCACCGCGAAACCGCCGTCATCGTTGCAGACCACCTGCGCGATGGCGGCGGTTTTGTCTTATTGGTCGATGATGAACCGGTAGGCTCCGTGCGCTGGCTGCCGCTCGATGGCGGCAGCCGCACCTGGGAGGTGTGCCGCATGGGCGTGCTGCCCGCGTGGCGGGGCCACAACCTGTCGCAGCACCTGCTCGAAGCGGTGATCCACCATGGCCTGGCCTGCGGCGTGGACGAAGTGCGCCTGGCGGTGCGCGCCGACCAGCGCAAGCTCGTCGATTTTTATGCGTCGTACGAATTCGCGCTGGCCGAGGAACTCGAATACTCGCACGCCAACCCGCTCGAACCGCCGCCACTGGTGATGCGCCGCGCGCTCGCGTGGTAG